One Silene latifolia isolate original U9 population chromosome 4, ASM4854445v1, whole genome shotgun sequence DNA segment encodes these proteins:
- the LOC141651833 gene encoding uncharacterized protein LOC141651833, with translation MSNPNNLEVDQSISDNHSDIRNLATLVSEAIRNNKLNNEEDSIQYFKKMGNCNPKTYDGKLDPVELENWIRSLDKLFDAIQCPEKWRAEFAVYYLVGQADLWWETVKERKNEEGFDWTQFKKLMRSKFYPPSLRKEKEEEFNKLKQGSMSVMLYATKFMELSRFAPHMVATEELRMNRFERGLGWNLRDRLSTHCCSTYQDMYDKATNVERIINEKDVEQVGNKRKFENNRVNGRNFYKQPNFGKIPYNQFQYRNQVPHCARCGRTNHPTSQCRLLNLRCYECGSPNHVRNNCLRRRTMVSGNTPTSTPSTSIPKPQGRQAQKPGPTRGRMYVMNSQEVECSDDVITGNLFLKSTPVNVLFDTGASYSFISELLSKKLKLTPHHQGLRLSIGLPTGEIVRCSTLYKECILTIGKRYFLTDLVRFNLQDFDIVLGMD, from the coding sequence ATGTCAAATCCTAATAATTTAGAAGTTGATCAATCAATATCTGATAATCATTCGGATATCAGAAATCTTGCCACCTTAGTAAGCGAAGCTATAAGGAACAACAAACTTAATAATGAGGAAGATAGTATTCAATATTTTAAGAAAATGGGAAATTGTAATCCAAAAACTTACGATGGGAAATTGGATCCAGTAGaacttgaaaactggataagaagTCTTGATAAACTTTTTGATGCTATACAATGCCCTGAAAAATGGAGGGCGGAATTTGCAGTATATTACTTAGTAGGGCAAGCTGACTTATGGTGGGAAACcgtgaaagaaaggaaaaatgagGAAGGATTTGATTGGACTCAATTTAAGAAACTTATGAGATCAAAGTTTTATCCTCCCTCACTTAGGAAggaaaaagaggaagaatttaATAAGTTGAAACAGGGGTCAATGTCAGTCATGTTATATGCCACCAAATTCATGGAGTTGTCCCGATTTGCCCCACATATGGTGGCAACAGAAGAATTAAGAATGAATCGCTTTGAAAGAGGACTTGGTTGGAATCTTCGTGACAGGTTATCTACGCATTGTTGTTCAACCTATCAAGACATGTATGATAAGGCTACAAATGTAGAAAGAATAATAAATGAAAAAGATGTTGAACAAGTGGGGAATAAAAGGAAGTTCGAAAACAATCGAGTTAACGGGAGAAATTTTTACAAACAACCAAATTTTGGGAAGATTCCTTACAATCAATTCCAATATAGAAACCAGGTACCCCATTGTGCTAGATGCGGTCGCACAAATCACCCTACCAGTCAATGTAGACTTTTAAACCTACGATGTTATGAATGTGGAAGCCCAAATCACGTAAGGAATAATTGTCTAAGACGGAGGACAATGGTGTCGGGAAATACTCCTACCTCTACACCTTCTACATCTATTCCAAAACCACAGGGACGCCAAGCTCAAAAACCAGGCCCAACTCGAGGAAGGATGTATGTAATGAATTCCCAGGAGGTGGAATGTTCTGACGACGTGATTACGGGTAACCTTTTTCTAAAATCTACTCCCGTAAATGTCTTATTTGATACTGGAGCATCATATTCCTTTATATCTGAATTGTTAAGTAAAAAGTTAAAGTTAACACCTCACCATCAGGGTTTAAGACTTTCAATTGGTTTACCAACGGGAGAGATAGTTAGATGTTCTACCTTATATAAAGAATGTATTTTAACAATAGGAAAAAGATACTTCCTCACAGATCTTGTTAGATTTAACCTACAAGATTTTGATATTGTATTAGGAATGGATTGA